A single Glycine soja cultivar W05 chromosome 14, ASM419377v2, whole genome shotgun sequence DNA region contains:
- the LOC114382943 gene encoding probable E3 ubiquitin-protein ligase XERICO — protein sequence MGLSSLPAPSEGVLCVLLVNTVLSISIFKGIVRTILHIVGIHLPSSSTSPSSPDPSQAAPESFELHLSPSESYIEEFRSRTPTLRFDSVCCSKRLEHDCSVCLTQFEPESEINRLSCGHLFHKVCLEKWLDYWNITCPLCRTPLMPEDDTPCFQ from the coding sequence ATGGGCCTCTCTAGTCTCCCAGCACCATCTGAAGGAGTATTATGTGTCCTTCTGGTGAACACTGTATTGTCAATTTCCATATTCAAAGGCATTGTAAGGACAATCCTGCACATTGTTGGCATCCATCTTCCATCATCCTCCACTTCACCCTCTTCACCAGATCCCTCCCAAGCCGCACCTGAGTCATTTGAATTGCATCTTAGTCCCTCGGAGAGTTACATTGAAGAGTTCAGAAGCCGGACACCGACACTTCGGTTTGACAGTGTGTGCTGCTCTAAACGACTTGAACATGACTGCTCTGTATGCCTCACTCAGTTTGAACCCGAATCAGAGATAAACCGCTTATCGTGCGGTCATCTCTTCCACAAAGTGTGCTTGGAGAAGTGGCTGGACTACTGGAACATTACATGCCCACTTTGCCGGACTCCCTTGATGCCCGAAGATGACACACCTTGCTTTCAGTAA